The DNA sequence ACCAGATGCACCGAGGCAGGCTTCCCAAATGTACGTAATGAAGTCAGTGTCCTGATCACAGATTTACCAGTTGCCAACATAGGATCTATCAGAATCAACACTTTTCCCTCAAGATCAGGCATGGCCGTATACTGCATTTCAATATCAAACGAATAGTCATCGTTAGGTTTTCCGCGATATGCTCCTATAAATGCACTTTCTGCTTTATCAAATACATTGACAAACCCCTGATACATGGGCAATCCAGCCCGAAGGATAGTTCCCAGAACCGGTTGCTGTTCTAATAGTAATGTTTCAGATACTCCCAGAGGAGTTTGAATCTGAGCAGTTTCATAAGTCAACGACTTGGAGACCTCATATGCCAGCATCTCGCCTAATCTTTCCATATTGCGCCGAAAACGCATTCTGTCTTTTTGAATATCAATATCCCGAAGTTCAGCAATAAAGTGATTAGCAATGGAAGGGGTCTCTGACAATACAAACATGAGTAGTAGATTATATAGTGCAAAATATTCAGTCGGATATACTTGCTATACAATATCCATGGCTTTTACCTCAACACAGCAAAAATATCTCTATTCTGATATAAGAGGTTTCAGAATAACAGGTAAAAGGCGGATAAAGCTATCTTGCCGAAATATAACCATAAAAAAAATGCAAGGTCAATGACTTTGCATTTTTTTGATCAAGCATGAAGAAATCTATTTGTCTTGTCAGATCTGTAATACCTTATCTAGCAGGATAGGGTCGGTCTGCACGAATATTTCTATGTGGATGAGAAGGCGGCTGCTGTATCCATTGTATTAAAGTCCTGCGCATTGAGAAAAGTAAAAACGCTGTCCATGATAAAAATCCCAAAAGTGCAATTACCCATGTATCTTCAATCATCACAAGACGAATCATAATACCCCAGAAACACACCAATAGAATAATCAAAAACACACGAACTTTGCCTGAATTATTTTTTGCTTTCATAGTTATTTTACCAAATCTTCGAAAATCCTTTTTTTCCCTTCATTCATTCTTATCATACTACATTGGTAAAATACCCGCTCCAAATTGTAACCAACAAAGTTAAAATAGACTCAAAGAAAATTCAGATACAAAAACCAGTAGGTTTTAATGAGGGTCTAGCCTAAAAAGTAAACAGGATTCCATGATTTTTTTAATTTTTTTTCAAAATTTGGGTTACATTTAACTAAGCACTATTTACAAACTTATACCCGACACAATGAAAATCGGTAAACGATATTCGGATGAGGAAATTATACAGCTAGTCAAGTTCGGAAGAAATCTTGAACAACCTATTAGTTATTTATATACGGAGCACTTTGAGAATCTAACTAACTTCATTAGAAAGAATAAAGGGAGTCAGCAAGATGCCGAAGATATTTTTCAGGAAACGATCATCACTTTTGTTGATCTCGTAGAACGTGAAAAATTCAGAGGAGAGTCAAGTATCAAGACTTTTTTATATGCCATTGCCCGCAATATATGGCTTAATGAACTTAAAAAAAGAGACCGTATGTTTATCCGTGATACAGAATCATACGAACCCCAGTCTAAAGAGTCAGAAGATTTACAGGAAGCACTGATCAAAAACGAGTCTAAGCAGAAGGTATTAGAATTAATAGAGCAGCTAGGTGAAACATGTAAAAAGATTTTAGTCTACTACTATTACGAAAACCTTTCTATGAAAGAAATCTACGAACGTATGCATTATGAAAGTGAACAAGTAGTTCGTAATCAGAAGTACAAGTGCATGAAGAAGCTAATTGATTGGATTGATACGAATCCGGGTATGAAAAACACAGTTAAAGAACTACTGGCATATGGAACTGAATAACACACAACAAGAACGCTGGGAATACATAGATGCATACCTGCGTAATGAACTCAATACCGGAGAGAAAGCCAAGTTTGAAGACCAACTCTCAATTAACTCTTCTTTACAGGAAGAAGTAACATCAATACGTACAGCCAGCACGTTGATTCGCAGCTATGGACAACGTGAAGAATTAAAAGAAATCCATAAGAAAATGGTAAGCTTACAGAAAAAGAATCAGGATACATCTACACAAAATATACGCTTTTATTTACGAATAGCAGCTATTATTGTGTTCCTTATCGTTGCCTGGTCAGCTATTGGTTTTATGTCACTGACTCCCAATAGCCTGTATAGCGATGACTTTAGTAGTTTTACCTCCGATGCAGTTCGTGGCGAAGCAGGCCCCAAACATCCCAAAACAGAATATCTTATTCACACAGAGTACGCTAATGCTAACTATGTGCGTGTAGTAGAATTATATAAGGGAAG is a window from the Xanthocytophaga agilis genome containing:
- a CDS encoding RNA polymerase sigma factor, which translates into the protein MKIGKRYSDEEIIQLVKFGRNLEQPISYLYTEHFENLTNFIRKNKGSQQDAEDIFQETIITFVDLVEREKFRGESSIKTFLYAIARNIWLNELKKRDRMFIRDTESYEPQSKESEDLQEALIKNESKQKVLELIEQLGETCKKILVYYYYENLSMKEIYERMHYESEQVVRNQKYKCMKKLIDWIDTNPGMKNTVKELLAYGTE
- the upp gene encoding uracil phosphoribosyltransferase; this translates as MFVLSETPSIANHFIAELRDIDIQKDRMRFRRNMERLGEMLAYEVSKSLTYETAQIQTPLGVSETLLLEQQPVLGTILRAGLPMYQGFVNVFDKAESAFIGAYRGKPNDDYSFDIEMQYTAMPDLEGKVLILIDPMLATGKSVIRTLTSLRTFGKPASVHLVSAIATHEGVSYVQQYFPEAKFWIGALDESLNHKYYIVPGLGDAGDLAFGEKM